A stretch of DNA from Triticum dicoccoides isolate Atlit2015 ecotype Zavitan chromosome 2A, WEW_v2.0, whole genome shotgun sequence:
atccgtccactcgaagtgttcggtgcgccgaaggaggcgataaaggggtagtgccttttctcccaagcgggagatgaagcggcttaaagccgccacgcatccggttaatttttgtatttgtttaaggtcctttgggacatccaattgtgacaaagctcggatcttggttgggtttgcttcaattcctctaccggatacaatgaagcccaagagctttccggctggaatgccgaagacgcatttttctgggttgagcttgatgtcatattttcggaggttatcgaatgtaaaccTCAAGTCATTTACTAGGGATtcaacatgtcttgatttgacgaccacatcatccacatacacctccactgttttgccgatctggtttgctagGCATGTCTGGataatgcgctgatatgttgcgccggcttttttcagcccaaagggcattgtgttgaagcagaatgggccgtatggtgtgatgaatgctgttgcagcttggtctgattctgccatcttgatttgatggtaaccggagtatgcgtcgaggaaacacaacaaatcgtgtcctgcggtggcatcgataatttgatcgatacgggggagggggaagggatcctttgggcaagccttgttaaggtctttaaaatcgacacacaagcgccaggatttgtccttctttggtaccatcaccaggtttgctagccagtccggatgttttatgtctctgatgaatccggcctctaatagcttggccagctcctctcccatagcctgtctcttgggttcggaaaaatgccgaagggcttgtttgataggtttaaatccttttaggatatttaagatgtgttcggccagcctgcttgggatccctggcatgtctgaagggtgccaggcgaagatgtcccagttctctcgtaggaactctcgcagtacggcgtctgcatcaggggtcagtcgtgccccgatggaagctgttttattggggtccattggatggacctggaatttgactatttcgtcagctggcttgaaggacgtggatttggatctcttatcgagtatcacatcatccctgttaaccgtggagcgcagcgcagtcagttcctcggccgctaaggcttcggatagcgcctcaagggctaatgcggccgtcttgttttcggcgcggagtgctatgtccggatcaatagctagagtgataattccattcggtccgagcatcttaagcttcatgtacccgtaatggggtattgcttggaagattgtgaatgcttcccaccctagtaaagcgtgatatccgccgtaatggggtattgcttggaatctggcccagtaatgatgtactgtttccttgggcctctgcctgatttgggagagatctcttatgatcgggtgggcgggtgtcgttgaatctaaaacctcacccaatccaagattcggaggccgaagagtttccgaactctgaagttcggattcttggatgttgtccagtggatctggcccgttgcctgatcctaagctcaggtcttgagttacatctccccctccgcgggtatccggcttggaggggtcgggaattcggacgtagctagtccttaaaatagatgaagggtcgccgcactgcgtctctaccacggcaacgtggtgggtgacttggggagagttaatttctcttagatcgggtttaagcccaacctggtcgtaatccgtagcgacccccacggcggcgatgcgatccaagagcttgtttacggaagagagctccattggatctagctgctcgacgagctccgagctgacgtgtaggttgcttttgatgacccgagaggtcaccgtcggcgcaacagccgaacaggcggtcatgaggaaaccacctagccggagggtttggccgacagccaaggctcccttagcaacggcgccgtctttaaagacgggaggaggcatccttcctgattgtgacggcacagaggaactctcaatgaaagcaccaatgtcggtgtcaaaaccggcggatctcgggtagtgggtcccgaactgtgcgtctaggccggatggtaacaggaggcagggaacacgatgttttacccaggttcgggccctcttgatagaggtaaaaccctacgtcctgcttgattaatattgaagatatgggtagtacaagagtagatctaccacgagatcaaggaggctaaaccctagaagctagcctatggtatgattgttgtatatggagttgattgcctacggactacaaccccccggtttatatagacaccggatagggttagggttacatagagtcggttacaatggtaggagatcttgaatatctgcatcgccaagcttgccttccacgccaaggaaagtcccatccggacacaggacgaagtcttcaatcttgtatcttcatagtcctggagtccggctgaaggtatagtccggctaaccgaacaccccctaatccaggactccctcagcgcttAAAGAGGAGAAAGAGCATTATGCTGACCCCGAAAGGAAACGATGATAAGCGTGTGAAACTGTGCAAAATGGCTACCAACCCATGCGTGAAGGAATTTAGGTTTTAAGCAATTAAATGAGAGGAGCTTAGATACAAAAGTTCAGCACCTATGTATTGAGAAGATTAGTTACTATGGTTGTTAATGCACTTAGCATTTCAcctaagcaccaatgcattggaagaTGTGACAAATTTCATGTGAAACGCAGCAGCAATGTTTCGTCGGTGAAAAAAACAAATTTGGGGTCACATTTTTGGATGACATTTGGTCTTTTTTTTTGCACATGCCAAAATGCTTAACTTTTTGCCTCAAAATCTGCAGGTAGCATTTGTATGTGACTAAGATCACATAAAAATTTTGTCTTGATTTTTTTCACATTCGACAAATTATTTTTGGGCCCGGGAGCATGTGCTCCCGTGAGCCAAATTGAATTTCCGGAAAGATAGTCGATTCCAATGAAATTTGGTGTAAAGAAAATACACAGAACATTGTGTCAAGGATGGTCAAAATAACAGCTGGTGTACTCAAATAATAACTCCTAATAAATAAATAGTTTTAAAAACTCTGAATAAAACACGCGAGAATAGTTTACGTACAGACATGTAGCCCACTGAAAGAGTGGCCTTTTCTTTTCCCGCCAAGACACCAACCATGCCATATGCCAACCACACCTGTCATCATTATTTTCGTTTGGCATTACAGTATTTTACTCCCTGGACCACATTCTTTGCACACCAGAATCAATAAACGTTGACGACGAGGGCCACGAGGGGTGCCATCCATGCCAACCCGGCCTGCATGATTAAGTCTGAACTGCTGTCCCTCGTGGATACTCGGCGACCAGCGACCTCACCAGACCCCATCCGGCACCAACCCCGCGCTCCGGGACACCTATTTATAGCTCTCGCCGCGCACGCTCTGGGCAACCAAGCAGCCGCTGCAACATACTGCAACTACTTTGCACTAGCAACACAACGCTCTGACTGAGCTCATAGCCTTCGCGCCTGCCCGTCTTAACTAGTTGATCGCCGCAGCAATGGCCTCCACCAACAGCTGGACCCACGAGATTGAGTCCTCAGTCGCGGCACCGCGCCTGTTCCGTGCCGGCGTCATGGACTGGCACACTCTGGCACCCAAGCTCGCGCCCCACATCGTCGCCAGCGCCCATCCCGTCAACGGCGAAGGCGGCATCGGCAGCGTCAGGCAGTTCAACTTTACCTCAGGTACGTACGCATCACAATCCCATACAACCCATGCGTGTCACCTCAGTCTAGAAATCCGGCGTGTATCTATACATGGTCAAGCGAAAGcataacacgcagttgatcatgcagccATGCCCTTTAGCGTCATGAAGGAGAGGCTAGAGTTCCTGGACGAGGAGAAGTGCGAATGCAAGTCAACCCTCATCGAGGGCGGCGGCATCGGCTCGGCCATCGAGACCGCAACGTCACACATCAAGGTGGAGCCGGCGGCCAACGGCGGGAGCGTCGTGAAAGTGGACTCGACGTACAAGCTGCTGCCAGGCGTGGAGGTGAATGACGAAATCACCAAGGCCAAGGAATCCGTCACCGCCATCTTCAAGGCCGCCGAGGCCTACCTCATCGCCAACCCCGACGCCTACAACTGAATCTGTTGAGAGATATCATACATGATTATGATGTCCCTAGTTTGAATTCCGTGTCTTTTCTTCCCGATGTAATAAAGCTGCTCCAATCTCTAAGCTATAATAGTGACGCCGAGCGCGAGAGCACCGCCAGAGTGTGGACGTGAGAAGTTAAAAGGTTGAGTATTTGTAACTACCAAAGGGTTCTGTTGTTTGATGATATTGGTGCTTGCTTATGTGAAATACCTAAACACTCTTATATACTGCCTCAATTCTATAATTCTTGTCATAGTTTTAGTTTTGACCTAAAAGCACAACAAGAATTACGGAACGGAGGGAGTTTTTGGATTTGGAAGTTTATGTGTCGACCTCTTACACAAATCCTATATGTATGTGAAATACCTAAACACTCTCCCGAAAATAGAAAAACTAAACACTCTTATGTGCAAAAAAGAAAAATGTTTGCATGTCATCAAAGTCTGTTTATAGGAATCCAAGAAAGACATTTATTTGCTACTCCATTTGCTTCTAAATATAAAtccttttagagattttaatatggaTGCCATAagtagtaaaatgagtgaatctaaactcTAAAATACGTTTGTATACTTATGTATGTAGTCCAAATTAAAATCTCTAAAATCCTTATATTTAGAAGGGGAGGGAGTCAAACataattttgttttcttttttcaacTTGTAAGAGACAGTTGACATGTCATTGTGTTTTATTTTGGCACCATTTTTCGACAAGTGCATCTATAATCTATTGGGTCCTTGTTGGCAAGTGAAATCCACGTTCTTCATGTATCCCCTTTTCAAAGCGAACTTACATTTGTGTGTAATGAATAAAATGCAAATTGTATCAGGAGTCCTTAAACTACCACAACCTTCTTACTTGCCTCTTAATTTTTTATTTTGAGACTCCGTAATCTTTTGTCCATTTCTCCCATGACTCCTTTTAACCATCAGACTAAAAAACTCCGTTTGAGCCATGGGCACAAGGGTGGGAATATCATACGAGAAACTAAACAAGTTTACAGGGGGCCATAATATCGCCGAAAATAAGAGAGCCAACTGAGAAGTTGTGATAGCCCCCACCaccacccacacacacactaaaGAGCATCGATAGATTAGGAAGTATCGTGGTACGAGGAATATATAAGTTTGCAACACTAATGGAAAATTAGTATTTGTTTCTCTTCTACTGTCTACTGAAATAGGATGTTCTTTTCATCGCCCCTTCTAGCCTAGAGACCCTCATCCGATTTGATACCTTCCTCCCAACTGCCTATCAAACTTTGGTCATTTTGCTTGCTGTTATGATGTTGGTTTCCATTTTGAGGTTCCAAAATATATTGGGAACTACTAAAATCGCTACTTATTTGACAAAGCTAGGATAAAGCTAAAGATAAACACACTCATTCCTCCTCCCCAAGGAAAGAACCAGGGCGGTCGGGTTTCCTCCTCCTCCCGTCAGCGCCATCGCCGGTTTGCCCCATCTCTGGTGGCCTTTGGGCCGTCACTActaaaaaagggctatagataaaattgacactaatggcgcaccagagaagtggtgcgccactactatatactaatggcgcaccatgtgccgatgcgccattagtgtggaagacactaatggcgcaccagacacaaggtgtgccactagtaacaatttttttttcatttttccaaacatactaatggcgcatccaggcaaagtgcgtcattactagttctaactagtaatggcgcaccagccataagtgcgccactactgtatttttataTTCttgttttttgcaaaactactaatggcgcaccgtggcacagtgcgccattactagtttacactagtaatggtgcactatgccatggtgcgtcattagtatatatatatatatatatatatatatatatatatatatatatatatatatatatatatatatattgcaaaactactaatggcgcacggccaacaggtgcgccattagtatgttgggctACCAATGGCGCAtggctgggtggtgcgccattagtaacctgggaccatctagatattttggacagccgcacctacacactcactttccccacttcattccctccacctccttctccaagcttgtcggttgcctccttctcctcacctcatttgcaccatagattcatcaaaattaagtggtgaaattaccttttttgataggtaagtaaggggaaagctatcttcatgttgtagatctactttttttctccctagctcgctccaacaacgtgcacatgcactttttgtggcctacctagatctatgtatgtttgtggtgttgcatatgtttgtggtgttgcatatatgtttgtgtttgcaggtaccggtatttgaaatccgatagttgccaatattttgccggaatgttgattcatttccgtttcggcgagaattttggcactatgcattctttttggtcctatttttagggaaagtcatgccaaattttttcttggttctaaaatatcgttttgctctaccccgcaggcgaccatagtccgcacgatgaccgaaggcatcgtgaataggtttttgagctccacgaaggccgagatgcttcaaaagaatgagatggagataagatgtccgtgtcgaagatgcaagctgaagagccttattgcggacccggattccgggcaggtgcgggaccacctgctcttgtgtgttttcatggatggctatcggtggcaaggtgatgaagatgaatatgaagtcgtccatgggggccgggcaagaaatgaggaagggcagcaagacaaccaatgcggctcgggcgggcgagaagacgaagaatctccaggacatgatcacgacggtgatgctgtacacagtcatcatgtagaagatgccagacatgatgatgaggaagatgccggagcagacgaagggcatgatcatgaagatgaagatgccggcggagcagacgacgatggaccatcgatgggctgggtgcaggaccctcatattcaagagctgcttctcaagcagacggataacgcaagagctgccgcccgagagaaagccaagctggatcaactggagatagacgcggttactccattgtatgaaggatgcaggcccgaggatacacgcttgaaagtaacgctcatgctctcgagatgaaggtaaaacacaaaatgaccgacgcatgcttcgacgagaacatgtcattctggcatgaacgtcttcccaaggggaacaagtgccctaccagtttcgaggaggcgaagaaaatcgtgtgtcctctagatttaccgcacgtgaaataccatgtgtgcatgaacaattgcatcatttatcgggacgagcacacggagtctaccatatgtccggtgtgcggcgtcactcgatacaagaagaggaagaaagctcctcgaaaagtggtgtggtactttccgatcactcctcgtctgcagctgtatttcgcggaccctaaggtagtaaagctcctgcgttggcacgcggatagggaggagaagaagcgagaaaatgacgcaaatgatccggagataaataaaaaagacaagatgctgagtcaccctaaggatgggagccagtggctagcgttgaacttcgaacacccagaatttgggaagaatccaaggaacatcatgctgggcgcgagcaccgatggagtcaatccgtttggcagccacagaagcacacatagcacctggcatgtgtttgtgcggatgtacaaccttcccccctggttgtgcatgaagaggaagtacattcacatgagtatgctaattgaagggccgaaacaaccagggaacgacatcaatctgtatctggggctgctgaaagaggagctagacacgctgtggaaaatgccagccaatacatgggacgccgcagagaaagaatatttccctatgagagccgcactgctcatgacggtgcacgactatctcggttacggatatctcacggggcaggtggtccacggattttttggatgcgtcaggtgcatggatgacacaacgtatcgccagctagatagagatcccgggtcttcggaaACCgtcttcatgggacatcgaaggtggcttcacgacgatgacccgtggaggaaacgcaaggatctgttcgatggtaaaaccgaaccccgaagacgcaaggatccggacgacgacgacggtacatttaccaacgtcgataagtactttgccaaacatgggtacggtgaccagttctgcgggcctccttctcaagaacccaaccaagacgaccgcgatctagctggtacggcggagaaacccagttgcaacaggcgtcgtctggcgttcagttcttaggagacgcctccagctgccgccttcaccaagcctcagatagctgaggtgtgaaatattatcagccccaacacgctaaagaaggcggtctgtgagcagaactcggttccattacagcagatcaagaagaagagccAGAAACGAAAGACTAAAAAGGGCGCcgatgcgagccagccggcaccaagtatgatccgtgctcaggacgggccaccttcacctaaggatatctcgaggagggtgcatgtggcgggtagggcgatgctaccgacaaatatgctcaatgctgcaaccggtgctatgcggagcctgcacgacagtgttctttttttggagaagcgacgtctcagagagaatgatgtggcatacccggttttcgtggccaaggtgccagagggcaagggctttgtggatggcgccgccggggtacgatcgtcctgcggtttgatgacatctttgctatgtttaaccttcatctgctgcactacaccttcattcggttgttttcgctgagtatggagatgcggatcattacagacaagaccccggacatcgtgatagtcgaccccttctacatgtgtgccaagctcttgagcagcgctggggaccgccaattcgcgagttcacacctcgaaggcgtcattctggaaaacccagataaggataacttctaggtggcttactttcccgagtaagtcatcccttaaccgccccgtaacatatgatttcttagatttcgatcgttctttttttctaacattccgtgttatgtgcaatgacacacattgcacactcatcctcttaagcccgaaatattccatggccacgtatttcgacccaaaccgtggctccaagatagactacacaaatatcaagaaatttcttgatgatgttctccccggctacgccaaatctggaggcaccttcaccagggcagttcgtaagtacggcaagcatgtgttcgCCCACTATACTAAGTTttactgcgtcaagcagccgcctggcggtcagaaggatgcctactacgccctccatcacatgtgggcgatcgtaagggaccatcatcaccttctgctaccagataatctcaaagattgggccgcgagcttgtcggcaatccaggacgcggacatcaaacaagaattctttcgcatccagccgGAGTttacggacatcatccatcaagatgtccttcatacctcggggcagttctaccttagatatcaaccatccaacagtgagatagacggaacgctacaaatgcaggctgataacgcccgcgatttcatgaccatcacgacagacggcggcttcatccacgctcctgtccaatgagtcgagtcgaaagtagtgatgtgtagttctgaaacattgattggctcatgttgtaattaaactttaatgaattgtatgtctctttggtttggacagtcgttcaacttatatgtaatcgatgctatttattagtaggaccatgaatcgtgctattaatgtcttgcttttctctttcgatccttttgttgcatacttatatattgcttatgtatggtctgttgtttggcttgtgcatagagatgccgtcgtatgtcgtgtacaagggtaaggttcccggagtctacgacgactggaaggagtgtcggagacaggttcaccgtttcagcggtaacagttacaaagggtacaccactagggcggaggcggaatctagatacgcccgctatctagcgggagagaggagggagcgttggaggaaccggatgaagaccagtttcatcgcgatgatgctcatcatgatgaccgcagctctcttctatgtgatggtagtttagatgatcgatatcgacttgtaatgtgaagacaaactcgatactcgcggtctcgagacttgtaatgttttatctttgttcggtcttttgaattcggagactaatatgatgaattgtattcggagactaatcttctattgtattcgatgaatctgctgttgctgtgtactGTTGTCTATAttatgtccaataatatattttgtaacctgtgcaaaaatcagaaaagtaaaaaaaacctaatattcataataatggcgcatcacctcaaggtgcgccattagtatgccaaaggatactaatggcgcatcactacagagtgcgccattagtatgccaaaggatactaatggcgcatcacaccacagtgcgccattagtatgccaaagcacatggttaaatatggccccctgggaggcatactaatggtgcatggtgttctatactaatggcgcactgcatggtgcgccattagtaaaaaataataGTGGCGTGATActcatggcgcaccagtagtgcgccattagtagcaaaactggtgcgccattagtaggccttttcctagtagtgcgtggAGGTGCGAAGGACCTCGACCCTCCGCCGGCAGGAGGGACCCCACTCTCGTTCTTGTTAGGTTCATCCTCTTGGTTGGGGTTATATGATGGTGGCGATGTCCCTCAATAGGAATCATGTTGGTCACATTCAATCCCCGTCTCCATGGTGCATCTACAATCGTTGGAGGGCGTTTGGAGGTGTGTATTCACCAGATCTCCCAGGATTCAGTCGATGCCGGTCTTTAGAAGATCTATTTTAATCTAGTATTTCTTCGGGTGCTTATGACGTTTGATCCTTTCGATCTACGATTCTCTTCATCGGTGATGGTTGCTACTCTAGTGTGTTGGTCCTGTGGGGCtttagcacgatgacttcctggCTGTCTACTATAACAAGATTTGCGAAACTCAAGTGAGGATCTAGTGCTTGTAGTCGTTCCTAGGTGAtaattttcttataatttttgtgacctctgATGTTCTCTTTACTCATGATTGAttatgaatagatcgaaagtttctCATGTAGAAACTACATAGTTTATCTTTTGGATTTTTTACACGGAGGCCTTGGCCTCAATCAACTAATTAAATAGAACAGAGTTGTCATGTTAATTTGGGTAAAATCAGGCGAAAACCGAAATTATGCGCACAAAGGCCAATCGTCATGTAGCATGACAATTGCCAATAGGGAATTCCCGACCAATATTACTACCGACACAAACTTACAGATACGCCGGTAATAAGAGAACAACCGTCAAGACTGCCCATAAGCACCAAGGTCATCACCAACCGCCTTTGATCCAGCTAGTCCGACTTTGCCACACACAATCACCAACGATGCTATCCTGGTGACATCTGTACAAGCACCGTAGTGCCAACAATAGGTACTCCAACTTTGACAACAAGGTTTACAAGAGAAATATGAAAGGCATGCGCTGCCCTAGCCCCCCGATATGGGCACCTTCATATTTCATTCTCACCAGCAAAACCACCATGCCAGCTCCAACTTCGCAAGGAATGATGAAACCCGAAAAGACCCATCGGACAAATCCAAAAGGTTTAATG
This window harbors:
- the LOC119352059 gene encoding pathogenesis-related protein 1-like, with the translated sequence MASTNSWTHEIESSVAAPRLFRAGVMDWHTLAPKLAPHIVASAHPVNGEGGIGSVRQFNFTSAMPFSVMKERLEFLDEEKCECKSTLIEGGGIGSAIETATSHIKVEPAANGGSVVKVDSTYKLLPGVEVNDEITKAKESVTAIFKAAEAYLIANPDAYN